In one window of Prevotella sp. E13-17 DNA:
- a CDS encoding bifunctional UDP-sugar hydrolase/5'-nucleotidase, which translates to MNRMTMQQLRQIAAMSALCCLFAACSTTKNLSNKIDDSSKGKSIVIFYDNDVHGGIDGYAKIAGLRDAVAKSDTAWAAAVSCGDYLSGGVACTLKEGMYIANIISSTGYDVLTLGNHEFDFGVPRLMELVPQMHAPVICANLYSQQSQQPMLPPYVMKQYGDKRVAFVGVTTPESMTLEGYAFFDLNGRKLYDMRTADFYQLVQQNVDKARSEGADYVVMLSHLGEEEGETGVTSHRLVAATRGVDVVLDGHTHHVFEREEVRNLDGQLVPVTQTGTRFANVGKLVITGDGRFLTSLIAAADIPFKSEKVATTIDSVNADMHEVTSRQLCQTDYELTINDAKGDRLCRLAETNLGDLVSDAYVDFLDSDIGLMNGGGLRNSIPAGSVCYGDVVNALPFINRMCKIEVTGQQLFDMLVKCTSNLPLEEGFFPHVSGMTYTIHSKRNTVSDVKVLNKDSRVYEPLDLHRKYSVATIDYYSRGGFYDMLKNCPFLVSTKVLNRDCVADYLGKLTPADIERYRSTQHRITIIDD; encoded by the coding sequence ATGAATAGGATGACAATGCAACAGCTGCGACAAATTGCTGCAATGAGTGCTTTGTGTTGCCTTTTTGCAGCATGCAGCACCACGAAAAACCTGTCAAATAAAATAGATGATTCATCTAAGGGTAAGAGCATTGTCATTTTCTACGATAATGATGTTCATGGTGGTATAGACGGCTATGCCAAGATTGCAGGCCTGCGCGACGCTGTGGCCAAGAGTGATACCGCCTGGGCAGCAGCCGTCAGTTGTGGAGACTATCTCTCGGGTGGAGTGGCATGCACGCTGAAAGAGGGCATGTATATCGCCAATATCATATCCAGCACTGGTTACGACGTGTTGACCCTGGGCAATCATGAGTTTGACTTTGGCGTGCCACGCCTCATGGAGCTCGTGCCCCAGATGCATGCCCCGGTGATATGTGCCAACCTCTATTCCCAACAGAGCCAGCAGCCGATGTTGCCTCCCTATGTCATGAAGCAATATGGCGACAAGCGTGTGGCTTTTGTAGGTGTGACGACACCCGAGTCGATGACACTCGAAGGATATGCCTTCTTTGACTTGAATGGACGTAAACTCTACGACATGCGTACTGCTGATTTCTATCAGCTGGTGCAGCAGAATGTGGATAAGGCACGCAGCGAAGGTGCCGACTACGTGGTGATGCTGTCGCATCTTGGAGAGGAAGAGGGCGAAACGGGTGTCACCTCGCATCGTCTGGTGGCAGCTACCCGCGGTGTCGATGTGGTGCTCGACGGACATACCCATCATGTCTTTGAGCGTGAAGAGGTGAGAAACCTCGATGGACAACTCGTTCCTGTCACGCAGACTGGCACGCGATTTGCCAACGTCGGCAAACTTGTCATCACCGGCGATGGCCGTTTTCTCACGTCGCTCATAGCTGCTGCCGACATACCTTTTAAAAGCGAGAAAGTGGCTACGACCATTGATAGTGTCAATGCCGACATGCACGAGGTTACCTCGCGTCAGCTTTGCCAAACAGACTATGAACTGACCATCAACGATGCAAAAGGCGACAGACTGTGCCGACTGGCAGAAACCAACCTCGGTGATCTGGTGTCAGACGCTTATGTCGATTTCCTGGATTCCGACATAGGCTTGATGAATGGTGGCGGTCTTCGCAACAGCATTCCCGCCGGAAGCGTCTGCTATGGTGATGTGGTCAACGCGTTGCCTTTCATTAATAGGATGTGCAAGATTGAGGTCACAGGTCAGCAGTTGTTCGACATGCTGGTGAAATGTACGTCTAATCTGCCCTTGGAAGAGGGTTTCTTCCCTCATGTGTCGGGTATGACATATACCATTCACAGCAAGCGTAATACCGTTTCTGATGTGAAGGTGCTCAACAAAGACAGTCGGGTGTATGAACCTTTGGATCTTCACCGGAAATATAGTGTGGCCACCATCGACTATTATTCCCGTGGAGGCTTCTACGACATGCTGAAGAACTGTCCGTTCCTCGTTTCTACGAAGGTACTTAATCGCGATTGCGTGGCAGACTATCTGGGAAAACTCACACCTGCCGACATCGAGCGCTATCGCAGCACGCAGCACCGCATTACCATCATTGATGATTGA
- a CDS encoding helix-turn-helix domain-containing protein, with product MIKACLLPIVVGVLTTVVGCTNTEKKQNPAREPQPSDTLYTQAAAMRIYGYQPERALQIVDSAVIVGHLSEWQADQCRARIYSMTQMYDQADSLLGGPKDVRLEKARVIGERLLSHDSIKADKRDLLDVLEVLSYTARMQNDTARWIQRSHQYVDLCHQMGPSQQTNALRTEAEIGAALCTMGHHDEGMAKLDSVIYELEATFHNERDRGAFNELDALIIAMKRKIVSLGTSDRYTEALPLARLILEHLDDYELHPDNYHDGSDREPETEQERADYIRFYRRQAQNYIAAAYASLGDQGNMIAAFEKIEEGVRKATVREHIAYEQALQQRIEAEHQREIVRKVMYFSTCIGVLTLLLIVFVVVVVFKNRAISRKNKILAQQIAETANYREKYWENKRTENESQAEPTELDAMTDEHLFQYINDVIVREQLFLNPHFERQTIMDRFHLSKERVGTIFSKGSKYAKLSSYLQALRLDYSAVLLVGSPEKSIVQVATESGFSSNTYFCSCFRQHFSMSPSDFRKNALK from the coding sequence ATGATTAAAGCATGCCTCCTGCCGATAGTTGTTGGTGTCTTGACAACGGTTGTGGGCTGTACGAATACGGAGAAGAAACAAAATCCTGCCCGTGAACCACAACCATCAGACACCCTCTACACTCAAGCAGCTGCCATGAGAATCTATGGCTATCAGCCAGAGCGGGCGTTGCAGATTGTGGATTCTGCAGTCATAGTGGGTCACTTAAGCGAGTGGCAGGCCGATCAGTGCCGGGCACGCATCTACAGTATGACTCAGATGTACGACCAGGCCGACTCGTTGCTTGGTGGACCAAAGGATGTCAGATTAGAGAAAGCACGTGTCATTGGCGAACGTCTGCTGAGTCACGATTCCATCAAGGCCGACAAGAGAGACCTGCTTGATGTATTGGAGGTGTTGTCATATACCGCCCGCATGCAGAACGATACGGCACGTTGGATACAGCGTTCGCACCAATATGTCGATTTGTGCCATCAGATGGGGCCCAGTCAGCAGACCAATGCGCTGCGCACTGAGGCCGAGATCGGTGCAGCACTCTGTACGATGGGACATCACGACGAGGGAATGGCAAAGTTGGACAGTGTGATCTATGAACTTGAAGCCACGTTCCATAATGAGCGCGACCGCGGCGCCTTCAATGAACTTGATGCCCTTATCATTGCCATGAAGCGAAAGATTGTTTCGCTTGGCACAAGCGACAGATATACCGAGGCATTGCCGCTGGCTCGTCTTATCCTTGAACATCTGGATGACTACGAGCTACATCCCGACAACTATCATGACGGTAGTGACCGAGAACCAGAAACCGAGCAAGAAAGAGCCGATTATATCCGGTTCTATCGCAGACAAGCTCAGAACTATATTGCGGCGGCTTATGCTTCTTTGGGCGATCAGGGCAACATGATTGCTGCTTTTGAAAAGATAGAGGAAGGTGTCAGAAAAGCAACTGTCCGCGAGCATATTGCCTACGAGCAAGCCCTGCAACAACGAATAGAGGCCGAGCATCAGCGTGAAATAGTCAGAAAGGTCATGTACTTTTCTACATGCATTGGTGTTCTGACTTTGTTGCTCATCGTTTTTGTTGTTGTGGTGGTTTTCAAGAATAGAGCTATCAGCCGTAAGAACAAGATCTTGGCACAGCAGATAGCAGAGACAGCCAACTACAGAGAGAAGTATTGGGAGAATAAGCGAACGGAGAACGAGTCGCAGGCTGAGCCGACTGAGTTGGATGCAATGACAGACGAGCATCTTTTCCAATATATCAACGATGTCATAGTGCGCGAACAACTGTTCCTCAATCCGCACTTTGAACGCCAGACCATCATGGATCGCTTCCATCTGTCTAAAGAACGTGTGGGAACCATCTTTTCCAAGGGCAGCAAGTATGCCAAACTTAGCAGTTACTTGCAGGCTCTTCGATTAGACTATTCGGCTGTGTTGTTGGTGGGCAGTCCCGAAAAGAGTATTGTGCAGGTTGCCACCGAGAGTGGCTTCAGCAGCAACACCTATTTTTGCAGTTGTTTCCGTCAGCATTTCAGTATGAGTCCGTCTGACTTTAGGAAGAATGCGCTGAAATAG
- a CDS encoding PAS domain-containing sensor histidine kinase translates to MITWGIIIGVVILLVGAIVRHQRKLRLRAHIMQEAIRNQDFTFRLPTHGMFFGERAMQETMNQLGESIRQQMNKNEVESWERLTRVLTHEMMNATAPITSISQSLLNRDDVKGTPLEDGVRAIYETSQHMSNFVVNYRKMSELEKPTMSNIHLHAMIDDISNAYPLLTWEKEIAEDLMVHADAGMLRQVLMNLVKNAIEADAKKMVIQTERKERSDSTLLYISNDGAPILAENRQSLFVPFFTTKRSGSGIGLSLSRRMMIQQGGLLELADTPHSGCHVTFILSLQNRS, encoded by the coding sequence ATGATTACCTGGGGGATTATAATAGGTGTAGTGATATTGTTGGTGGGGGCCATCGTGCGCCATCAGCGCAAGCTCAGGTTGCGTGCCCACATCATGCAGGAGGCGATACGCAACCAAGACTTCACTTTCCGCTTGCCAACGCATGGAATGTTCTTCGGCGAACGTGCCATGCAAGAGACGATGAACCAGTTGGGAGAGAGCATCCGTCAACAGATGAACAAGAACGAGGTGGAGTCATGGGAACGGCTGACCCGTGTGCTGACCCACGAGATGATGAATGCCACAGCACCTATTACCAGCATCAGCCAATCACTCTTGAACCGCGACGATGTAAAGGGTACGCCTCTCGAGGATGGCGTCCGCGCCATCTATGAAACATCTCAGCACATGAGCAACTTCGTGGTTAACTACCGAAAGATGTCGGAACTGGAGAAGCCAACCATGAGCAACATCCACCTGCATGCCATGATTGACGATATCAGCAATGCCTACCCACTGCTCACATGGGAAAAGGAGATTGCCGAAGACCTGATGGTACATGCAGATGCCGGCATGCTGCGTCAGGTTCTCATGAATCTGGTGAAGAACGCCATTGAGGCGGATGCCAAAAAGATGGTTATTCAGACAGAAAGAAAAGAAAGAAGCGACAGCACCCTACTCTACATCAGCAATGACGGAGCCCCCATCCTTGCCGAAAACCGCCAATCGCTCTTTGTTCCTTTCTTCACGACAAAGCGCAGTGGCAGCGGCATCGGTCTTTCACTGAGCCGACGCATGATGATACAACAAGGCGGTTTGCTCGAACTTGCAGACACGCCACATTCAGGATGTCACGTCACCTTTATCCTGTCACTCCAGAATCGCTCATAA
- a CDS encoding response regulator has product MNKYGTILIADDNASILTAMRYLLDNSFNHVLTTTKPDDILKIMAQQTVDIVILDMNFTLGVNNGTEGLFWLRAIHKQHPQTPVVLLTAYADVSLAVKGLKNGAADFITKPWDNDELVHKLKDVLDMQSEIVSLDEMEKEHIRRAIDHCHGNLTQAADLLGITRQTLYNKMKRL; this is encoded by the coding sequence ATGAATAAATATGGAACCATACTCATCGCAGACGACAATGCTTCGATTCTGACAGCAATGCGCTATCTGCTGGACAATTCTTTCAACCATGTCTTGACCACCACCAAACCCGATGACATTCTGAAAATCATGGCTCAACAGACGGTTGACATCGTGATACTCGACATGAACTTCACCTTGGGCGTCAATAATGGCACCGAGGGCTTATTTTGGCTTCGAGCCATTCACAAACAGCATCCTCAGACGCCCGTGGTCTTGCTGACGGCATATGCTGATGTCAGCCTGGCGGTGAAAGGTCTGAAGAATGGTGCCGCCGACTTCATCACCAAGCCATGGGACAACGACGAACTGGTACATAAACTGAAAGATGTGCTTGACATGCAGAGCGAGATTGTGAGTCTCGATGAAATGGAGAAAGAGCATATCCGTCGCGCCATAGACCACTGTCATGGCAATCTCACGCAGGCTGCAGATCTTCTGGGCATCACCCGACAGACGCTCTACAACAAGATGAAACGACTTTGA